TCTTATTTACGGGAATATCTGCTTCTACCACAAGAGAATTGATTTGCAGATTTCCCAGTTTCTCCAAAATAGCGACTATCTTCTGTTCTTCTTCAGACAATTCGATAAAAAGACTACGTTGCACACTTACCTTTTCTGAAAGAGTCGTCGGCATATTCCAGCCCATAGCCTGCACAAAATCTTCGGCAGATAATAACAGGGATGCTTTATTATCCCTAATCAACCGATTACATCCTTTCGAATATTCATCACTCGTGCGACCGGGGAAAGCGAAACAATCGCGATGATAACCTTCAGCAAGTTCGGCTGTAATCAATGAACCTCCCTTTTCTGCCGACTCAATGACGATGGTAGCATCACACATACCGGCAACAATACGGTTTCGACTGATAAAATTATGGCGATCGGGATTCGTTCCGGACAGAAATTCGGTCAGTAATCCCCCTCTTTCAAGCATATCGACAGCCGTTTTCCGATGGACATGAGGATAAATACGATCCAACCCATGAGCTAAAACACCTACCGTAGACAGTTCATTAGCCAACGCTTCACGATGCGCATGAATATCGATTCCATAAGCAAGGCCGCTGACAACCAGCACATCAGGACAAAGCGTTTTCAAATCCCGCAAGAAGGAGGCACAGATGTGGGTTCCATAATCCGTGGCATTGCGGGTTCCTACCATATTTATTACATGAAGGGAATTTAGATCGGCATTTCCTTTAAAGAAAAGAACAACAGGGGCATCTTCACATTCCCGCAAACGGGAAGGATAAGCTTCATCATAAAAGGACAGACAGGAGATCCGATTCTTCCGGATAAATTCATATTCCTGTTCGGCGCGGGCAATAGCTTGCGGACAATCCAATGCCTCTATCACCCGTTGACTTACTTCAGGAATACGTTCCGGTATTTCTTTGCGCAGGCGGAAAACATCAACGGCATTGCCCATTCCGTCTATCAGACGTTTCGCCCCTATGTGCCCGATACCTGGCACCATTGTCAGAGCAATAC
The Bacteroides caecimuris DNA segment above includes these coding regions:
- the dprA gene encoding DNA-processing protein DprA; translated protein: MNSSEEEQIYSIALTMVPGIGHIGAKRLIDGMGNAVDVFRLRKEIPERIPEVSQRVIEALDCPQAIARAEQEYEFIRKNRISCLSFYDEAYPSRLRECEDAPVVLFFKGNADLNSLHVINMVGTRNATDYGTHICASFLRDLKTLCPDVLVVSGLAYGIDIHAHREALANELSTVGVLAHGLDRIYPHVHRKTAVDMLERGGLLTEFLSGTNPDRHNFISRNRIVAGMCDATIVIESAEKGGSLITAELAEGYHRDCFAFPGRTSDEYSKGCNRLIRDNKASLLLSAEDFVQAMGWNMPTTLSEKVSVQRSLFIELSEEEQKIVAILEKLGNLQINSLVVEADIPVNKMAAILFELEMKGVIRVLAGGMYQLLN